The Pseudomonas kermanshahensis genome includes a window with the following:
- a CDS encoding ferredoxin--NADP reductase produces the protein MTASAEKFTRQTLLDVQPLTPNLFSLRVTRDSGFRFRAGQFARLGVTKADGSVVWRAYSMVSAPHDEYLDFFSIVVPGGEFTSELSRLGEGDSLLIDRQAFGFLTLDRFIGGRDLWLLATGTGIAPFMSILQDFEAWERFDSIKLVYSVREAKELAYVDDIAGLEQRDYLAEFAGKLQFIPVVTREQHPGALNARITTLIENGELEKAAGLELSPEHSRIMLCGNPEMIDETRKVLKARDLQLSLSKRPGQVAVENYW, from the coding sequence ATGACCGCCAGCGCCGAAAAGTTCACCCGCCAGACACTGCTCGATGTTCAGCCATTGACGCCGAACCTCTTCAGCCTGCGGGTCACGCGCGATTCGGGTTTTCGCTTCCGTGCGGGCCAGTTCGCTCGCCTTGGCGTGACCAAGGCCGATGGCAGTGTAGTCTGGCGCGCCTATTCCATGGTCAGCGCACCCCATGACGAGTACCTCGACTTCTTCTCGATCGTGGTGCCCGGCGGGGAGTTCACCAGCGAACTGAGCCGGCTGGGCGAAGGTGACAGCTTACTGATCGACCGGCAGGCCTTTGGTTTTCTGACCCTCGATCGCTTCATCGGCGGCCGCGACCTGTGGCTGCTGGCCACCGGCACCGGCATCGCACCGTTCATGTCCATCCTGCAGGACTTCGAGGCCTGGGAGCGGTTTGACAGCATCAAGCTGGTGTATTCGGTACGCGAGGCGAAGGAGCTGGCCTACGTGGACGACATCGCCGGGTTGGAGCAACGGGATTACCTGGCCGAGTTTGCCGGCAAGTTGCAGTTCATTCCGGTGGTCACGCGCGAGCAGCACCCCGGTGCGTTGAATGCGCGTATTACCACGTTGATCGAGAATGGCGAGCTGGAGAAGGCGGCGGGGCTGGAACTGTCGCCCGAGCATTCGCGCATCATGCTCTGCGGTAACCCGGAGATGATCGATGAAACCCGAAAGGTGCTCAAAGCGCGTGACCTGCAGTTGAGCCTGAGCAAGCGGCCGGGGCAGGTGGCGGTGGAAAACTACTGGTAA
- a CDS encoding methylenetetrahydrofolate reductase C-terminal domain-containing protein, with protein MSLLKTALHEKTFVCVMEFVPKPSSERFAAMQAIMARGHLCGWPMTVAIGDRVGSPLDMSPLDALASFSSPVPALPHFSGKDRERHHLLAQLQRMDADGLDQLLLLTGDRLPGHQPGQRPVRYLESVAALQIARQACPHWLLGAALNPFKYCEEEGGAQYFKAEKKLAAGADFLTLQLGFDASKHQEAQAWMNRQPNPKPLLACLMSLTHGRAAMLDHVAGVTVSPSMRDMLEAEAAVSKAYAQARSVDRLALQVIGVKLMGYAGVHLSGIHELKQLLALEQRLEHWQAQLHSQEQWAPAWAASWQEPGLPAVVFPPPAASWRQGESKVSASSTEKARYHLLHAFHALLFSRNNWLSKAFGWAVRQPLWASASGARVLHGVERAVKRPLLGCDTCGRCRLEDTLYICPETCPKGLANGPCGGTSLNRCEFGDRECIHSVKYRTAKAVRQTAVLTERLIPCIEVQTRHRSSWPAWFAAQAPQRLKACSKPRTQPES; from the coding sequence ATGAGCCTGCTGAAAACGGCGCTGCACGAAAAAACCTTCGTCTGCGTCATGGAGTTCGTCCCCAAGCCGTCGTCGGAACGCTTCGCCGCCATGCAAGCGATCATGGCCCGCGGGCACCTGTGTGGCTGGCCGATGACGGTGGCCATCGGTGATCGCGTTGGCAGCCCACTGGACATGTCGCCCCTCGACGCCCTGGCCAGCTTCAGCTCGCCCGTGCCGGCTTTGCCGCACTTCTCGGGCAAGGACCGCGAACGCCACCACTTGCTCGCGCAACTGCAACGCATGGACGCCGATGGGCTGGACCAGTTACTGCTGCTCACCGGCGACCGCCTGCCCGGCCATCAACCTGGGCAACGCCCAGTGCGCTACCTGGAATCGGTGGCCGCCCTGCAGATCGCGCGCCAAGCCTGCCCGCACTGGCTGCTGGGTGCCGCGCTCAACCCGTTCAAGTACTGCGAGGAAGAAGGGGGGGCGCAGTACTTCAAAGCCGAGAAAAAACTCGCCGCAGGGGCCGATTTTCTGACCCTGCAACTGGGCTTCGATGCCAGCAAGCATCAGGAAGCCCAGGCGTGGATGAACCGTCAGCCCAACCCTAAACCTTTGCTGGCGTGCCTCATGAGCCTTACCCACGGGCGCGCCGCCATGCTCGATCACGTGGCCGGGGTGACGGTCAGCCCGTCCATGCGCGACATGCTCGAAGCCGAGGCCGCCGTGTCCAAGGCGTACGCACAGGCGCGCAGCGTTGACCGTCTGGCCCTGCAGGTCATCGGTGTGAAGTTGATGGGTTACGCCGGTGTGCACCTGTCGGGCATTCACGAACTCAAGCAGTTGCTGGCCCTGGAACAACGCCTCGAACATTGGCAAGCGCAGCTCCATTCGCAGGAACAGTGGGCGCCCGCCTGGGCCGCAAGCTGGCAGGAGCCCGGCCTGCCCGCCGTGGTCTTCCCCCCCCCAGCAGCGAGCTGGCGCCAGGGCGAGTCGAAGGTCAGCGCGTCGAGCACAGAAAAAGCGCGCTACCACCTGCTGCACGCCTTCCATGCCCTGCTGTTCAGCCGCAACAACTGGCTGAGCAAGGCATTCGGCTGGGCCGTTCGCCAACCGCTGTGGGCCTCGGCCTCGGGCGCCCGCGTGCTGCACGGGGTGGAACGTGCGGTGAAACGCCCATTGCTGGGATGCGACACCTGCGGCCGCTGCCGCCTCGAAGACACCCTCTACATCTGCCCGGAAACCTGCCCCAAAGGTTTGGCCAACGGCCCCTGCGGCGGTACCTCGCTGAACCGCTGCGAATTCGGCGACCGCGAGTGCATCCACAGCGTCAAATACCGCACCGCCAAGGCCGTGCGGCAGACTGCCGTGCTGACGGAGCGCCTGATCCCGTGCATCGAGGTGCAAACCCGCCACCGCAGTTCATGGCCGGCCTGGTTCGCGGCTCAGGCACCTCAGCGGCTCAAGGCTTGCTCAAAGCCTCGAACCCAGCCCGAATCGTAG
- the radA gene encoding DNA repair protein RadA encodes MAKAKRLYGCTECGATFPKWAGQCGECGAWNTLVETMIESGGAAAPSSGRAGWTGQQAQIKTLAEVSVEEIPRFTTSSTELDRVLGGGLVDGSVVLIGGDPGIGKSTILLQTLCNIAVQMPALYVTGEESQQQVAMRSRRLGLPQDQLKVMTETCIETIIATARVEKPRVMVIDSIQTIFTEQLQSAPGGVAQVRESTALLVRYAKQSGTAIFLVGHVTKEGSLAGPRVLEHMVDTVLYFEGESDGRLRLLRAVKNRFGAVNELGVFGMTDRGLKEVSNPSAIFLNRTQEEVPGSVVMATWEGTRPMLVEVQALVDDSHLANPRRVTLGLDQNRLAMLLAVLHRHGGIPTHDQDVFLNVVGGVKVLETASDLALLAAVMSSLRNRPLAHGLLVFGEIGLSGEVRPVPSGQERLKEAAKHGFKRAIVPKGNAPKEPPAGLQVIAVTRLEQALDALFE; translated from the coding sequence ATGGCCAAGGCCAAGCGCTTGTATGGCTGCACCGAGTGCGGCGCGACCTTTCCCAAATGGGCCGGCCAGTGCGGTGAATGCGGGGCCTGGAACACCCTGGTCGAAACCATGATCGAAAGCGGCGGCGCGGCCGCGCCCAGCAGCGGCCGTGCTGGCTGGACCGGGCAGCAGGCGCAGATCAAGACACTGGCCGAAGTCAGTGTGGAAGAAATCCCGCGTTTTACCACCAGCAGCACCGAACTGGACCGCGTACTGGGCGGCGGCTTGGTCGACGGCTCGGTGGTGCTGATCGGGGGTGACCCAGGCATCGGCAAGTCGACCATCCTGCTGCAGACGTTGTGCAACATCGCGGTGCAGATGCCCGCGCTGTACGTCACCGGCGAAGAGTCGCAACAGCAGGTGGCCATGCGCTCGCGCCGCCTGGGCCTGCCCCAGGACCAGCTCAAGGTGATGACCGAAACCTGCATCGAGACCATCATCGCCACGGCCCGGGTGGAAAAACCCCGGGTCATGGTCATCGACTCGATCCAGACCATTTTCACCGAACAACTGCAATCGGCGCCCGGCGGCGTGGCCCAGGTGCGCGAGAGCACGGCATTGCTGGTGCGCTACGCCAAGCAGAGCGGCACGGCGATTTTCCTGGTTGGCCACGTCACCAAGGAAGGCTCGCTGGCCGGGCCTCGCGTGCTCGAGCACATGGTCGATACGGTGCTGTATTTCGAAGGTGAGTCCGATGGCCGCCTGCGGCTTCTGCGGGCGGTGAAGAACCGTTTTGGCGCGGTCAACGAACTGGGCGTGTTCGGCATGACCGACCGCGGCCTCAAGGAGGTCTCGAACCCGTCGGCGATCTTCCTCAACCGCACCCAGGAAGAAGTGCCGGGCAGTGTGGTGATGGCTACCTGGGAGGGCACGCGGCCGATGTTGGTCGAGGTGCAGGCGCTGGTCGATGACAGCCACCTGGCCAACCCGCGCCGGGTGACCCTGGGCCTGGATCAGAACCGGTTGGCCATGTTGCTGGCGGTGCTGCACCGCCATGGCGGCATTCCCACCCACGACCAGGACGTGTTCCTTAACGTGGTGGGTGGGGTGAAGGTGCTCGAAACCGCGTCTGACCTGGCGTTGCTGGCTGCGGTGATGTCCAGCTTGCGCAACCGGCCGTTGGCCCATGGGCTGCTGGTGTTTGGCGAAATTGGCCTGTCGGGTGAGGTGCGGCCGGTGCCCAGCGGCCAGGAGCGGTTGAAAGAGGCGGCCAAGCACGGCTTCAAGCGGGCCATCGTGCCCAAGGGCAATGCGCCGAAGGAGCCGCCTGCGGGTTTGCAGGTGATTGCCGTGACCCGGCTGGAGCAGGCCTTGGACGCCCTGTTCGAGTAA
- a CDS encoding carbon starvation CstA family protein has product MNNNNSLLRHIPWLALAVIGACALGVVALRRGEAINALWIVVAAVAIYLVAYRYYSLFIATKVMQLDPRRATPAVLNNDGLDYVPTNKHILFGHHFAAIAGAGPLVGPVLAAQMGYLPGTLWLIAGVVLAGAVQDFMVLFMSTRRNGRSLGDMVREEMGRIPGTIALFGCFLIMIIILAVLALIVVKALAESPWGMFTVMATIPIAMFMGIYMRYIRPGRIGEISVVGVVLLLASIWLGGVIAADPVWGPAFTFTGVQITWMLVGYGFVAAVLPVWLVLAPRDYLSTFLKIGTIVGLAIGILIIAPELKMPALTQFTDGTGPVWKGTLFPFLFITIACGAVSGFHALISSGTTPKLLDNETNARYIGYGGMLMESFVAIMAMVAASVIEPGVYFAMNSPAAVVGADVASVAQTVSSWGFLITPEQLEAVARDIGEHTILARAGGAPTLAVGIAQILHQVLPGENTMAFWYHFAILFEALFILTAVDAGTRAGRFMLQDLLGSFVPALKRTESWGANLLATAGCVALWGYLLYQGVIDPLGGINTLWPLFGISNQMLAGIALMLGTVVLIKMKRQRYIWVTLLPAVWLLICTTAAGLIKLFDPNPAVGFLALAKKYSTALDAGQVLAPAKDIGQMQHVIFNAYTNAGLTILFLLVVFSILFFAIKVGYAALGRKERTDKETPFQALPDA; this is encoded by the coding sequence ATGAACAACAATAATAGCCTGCTACGCCATATTCCGTGGCTGGCGCTGGCAGTCATAGGGGCCTGCGCGCTGGGTGTGGTTGCCCTGCGTCGCGGTGAGGCGATCAACGCCTTGTGGATCGTGGTCGCGGCAGTGGCCATCTACTTGGTCGCCTATCGCTACTACAGCCTGTTCATCGCCACCAAGGTGATGCAACTCGACCCTCGGCGCGCCACGCCGGCGGTGCTCAACAACGATGGCCTGGACTACGTCCCGACCAACAAACACATCCTGTTCGGCCACCACTTCGCCGCCATCGCTGGCGCCGGCCCGCTGGTCGGCCCGGTACTCGCCGCGCAGATGGGCTACCTGCCCGGCACACTCTGGCTGATCGCCGGTGTGGTGCTGGCCGGTGCGGTGCAGGACTTCATGGTCCTGTTCATGTCCACCCGCCGCAATGGCCGCTCGCTGGGCGACATGGTGCGCGAGGAAATGGGCCGCATCCCGGGTACCATCGCCTTGTTCGGCTGCTTCCTGATCATGATCATCATCCTCGCGGTGCTGGCGCTGATCGTGGTCAAGGCCCTGGCTGAGAGCCCATGGGGCATGTTCACGGTGATGGCGACCATCCCGATCGCGATGTTCATGGGCATCTACATGCGCTATATCCGCCCGGGCCGCATTGGCGAGATCTCGGTGGTCGGCGTAGTGCTGCTGCTGGCGTCGATCTGGCTCGGCGGCGTGATCGCTGCAGACCCGGTCTGGGGCCCGGCGTTCACCTTCACCGGCGTGCAGATCACCTGGATGCTGGTGGGTTATGGCTTCGTCGCTGCCGTGCTGCCGGTTTGGCTGGTACTGGCACCGCGTGACTACCTGTCGACCTTCCTCAAGATCGGCACCATCGTGGGCCTGGCCATCGGTATCCTGATCATCGCGCCTGAGCTGAAAATGCCGGCCCTGACCCAGTTCACCGACGGTACCGGCCCGGTCTGGAAGGGCACCCTGTTCCCGTTCCTGTTCATCACCATTGCGTGTGGTGCAGTATCGGGCTTCCATGCGCTGATCTCTTCGGGCACCACGCCCAAGCTGCTGGACAACGAAACCAACGCCCGTTACATCGGCTACGGCGGCATGCTGATGGAATCGTTCGTCGCCATCATGGCCATGGTCGCCGCCTCGGTGATCGAGCCGGGCGTGTACTTCGCCATGAACAGCCCGGCCGCCGTGGTGGGCGCCGACGTGGCGTCGGTGGCGCAGACGGTCAGCAGTTGGGGCTTCCTGATCACCCCTGAGCAGCTCGAAGCGGTCGCCCGCGACATCGGCGAGCACACCATCCTGGCCCGTGCCGGTGGTGCGCCAACCTTGGCGGTGGGTATCGCACAGATCCTTCACCAGGTGCTGCCGGGTGAAAACACCATGGCCTTCTGGTACCACTTCGCGATCCTGTTCGAAGCGTTGTTCATCCTGACCGCCGTAGACGCCGGTACCCGTGCCGGCCGCTTCATGCTGCAAGACCTACTGGGCAGCTTCGTGCCAGCCCTGAAACGCACCGAATCGTGGGGCGCCAACCTGCTCGCCACCGCCGGCTGCGTGGCACTCTGGGGCTACTTGCTGTACCAAGGCGTGATCGACCCGCTGGGTGGCATCAACACCTTGTGGCCGCTGTTCGGCATCTCCAACCAGATGCTGGCCGGTATCGCCTTGATGCTGGGTACCGTGGTGCTGATCAAGATGAAGCGCCAGCGCTACATCTGGGTGACCTTGCTGCCGGCTGTGTGGCTGCTGATCTGCACCACTGCCGCGGGCCTGATCAAGCTGTTCGACCCGAACCCGGCCGTGGGCTTCCTGGCCCTGGCCAAGAAGTACAGCACCGCCCTGGACGCTGGCCAGGTACTGGCCCCGGCCAAGGACATCGGCCAGATGCAGCACGTGATCTTCAACGCCTACACCAACGCCGGCCTGACTATTCTGTTCCTGCTGGTGGTCTTCAGCATCCTGTTCTTCGCCATCAAGGTCGGCTACGCCGCCCTCGGCCGCAAGGAACGCACCGACAAGGAAACCCCGTTCCAGGCGCTGCCTGACGCGTAA
- a CDS encoding YbdD/YjiX family protein produces the protein MFNDLGRLGKYLGQAARLMVGMPDYDNYVEHMQNKHPDKPVMSYEAFFRERQEARYGGKSGPKCC, from the coding sequence ATGTTCAACGACCTGGGTCGACTGGGTAAGTACCTGGGGCAGGCAGCCCGCCTGATGGTCGGCATGCCCGACTACGACAACTATGTCGAACACATGCAGAACAAGCACCCGGACAAACCGGTGATGAGCTACGAGGCGTTCTTCCGCGAACGCCAGGAAGCGCGCTACGGTGGCAAGTCCGGGCCCAAGTGCTGTTGA
- a CDS encoding PilZ domain-containing protein encodes MSDHDERRRFQRIEFDATTELRQGLQRWPTKLLDVSLKGLLVERPANWEADLTQDFEAIIHLDPSTRVEMQVELRHEEPSRLGFVCLYIDIDSMTHLHRLVELNVADSTEMMRELRELIE; translated from the coding sequence ATGAGCGATCACGACGAACGCCGCCGTTTTCAACGCATCGAGTTCGATGCAACGACCGAATTGCGCCAAGGCCTGCAGCGCTGGCCGACGAAGTTGCTGGACGTTTCACTCAAAGGCCTGCTAGTGGAACGGCCGGCGAACTGGGAAGCGGACTTGACCCAGGATTTCGAGGCAATTATCCACCTCGACCCTTCCACGCGGGTAGAGATGCAAGTGGAACTGCGCCACGAAGAACCCTCGCGCCTGGGCTTCGTTTGCCTCTACATCGACATCGATTCGATGACCCATTTGCACCGTCTTGTGGAATTGAACGTGGCCGACAGCACCGAAATGATGCGTGAGCTGCGTGAACTCATCGAATAA
- the mscL gene encoding large-conductance mechanosensitive channel protein MscL yields the protein MGMISEFKAFAVKGNVVDMAVGIIIGAAFGKIVSSFVGDVVMPPLGLLIGGVDFSDLAITLKAAEGDIPAVVLAYGKFIQTVIDFVIVAFAIFMGVKAINRLKREEAVAPSAPPVPSAEETLLTEIRDLLKTQNQNRLP from the coding sequence ATGGGTATGATCAGTGAGTTCAAGGCCTTCGCGGTCAAAGGCAATGTCGTCGACATGGCGGTCGGTATCATCATCGGCGCGGCCTTCGGCAAGATCGTCTCGTCCTTCGTGGGTGACGTGGTCATGCCGCCACTGGGGCTGTTGATCGGTGGCGTGGACTTCAGTGACCTGGCGATTACCTTGAAAGCTGCAGAAGGTGACATTCCGGCGGTGGTGCTGGCCTACGGCAAGTTCATCCAGACCGTGATCGACTTCGTGATCGTTGCGTTTGCCATCTTCATGGGTGTGAAGGCGATCAACCGCCTGAAGCGCGAAGAAGCCGTGGCACCGAGCGCACCGCCCGTGCCAAGCGCTGAAGAAACGCTGCTGACCGAGATTCGTGACCTGCTCAAGACGCAGAACCAGAATCGCTTGCCCTGA
- a CDS encoding autoinducer binding domain-containing protein, whose amino-acid sequence MHHWKPEHLHHFVSERSPRKLFDIAVHLVQDLGMQHLGLNIRIQIATQSPRVYLYSNYPAEWIECYQRDEFYKQDPAARVSHCQTTPVLWTDELYREAPHFREVACEHGLRHGWTQSLHDLQHNESQVSVARPAGRIAIDELYEKGGSVQWLCHTLHAVLCEHHLNALCPPQPKMSERELEVLKWSAAGKTAADVACILSLSQSTVNFHIRSVITKTNAANKAGAIAIAALRGWI is encoded by the coding sequence ATGCATCACTGGAAGCCTGAGCATCTTCATCATTTTGTCAGCGAGCGATCCCCACGGAAGCTGTTCGACATCGCTGTGCACCTGGTGCAGGACCTGGGCATGCAACACCTCGGGCTGAACATCCGCATCCAAATCGCCACCCAGTCGCCCCGGGTGTACCTCTACAGCAACTACCCCGCCGAGTGGATCGAGTGCTATCAGCGCGATGAGTTCTACAAGCAAGACCCTGCCGCACGCGTAAGCCATTGCCAGACCACGCCCGTGCTCTGGACTGACGAGCTGTACCGTGAAGCCCCGCACTTTCGCGAAGTAGCCTGCGAACATGGCCTGCGTCATGGCTGGACGCAGTCGCTGCACGACCTGCAACACAACGAGAGCCAGGTGAGCGTCGCCAGGCCGGCGGGCAGGATAGCGATCGACGAACTCTATGAAAAAGGCGGCAGCGTGCAGTGGCTGTGCCACACCCTGCACGCCGTACTGTGCGAGCACCACCTGAACGCCCTCTGCCCACCCCAGCCAAAAATGAGCGAACGGGAACTGGAAGTGCTGAAATGGTCGGCCGCCGGCAAGACCGCCGCTGACGTCGCCTGCATCCTGTCACTGTCGCAAAGCACGGTGAACTTCCACATCCGCAGCGTGATCACCAAGACCAACGCCGCCAACAAGGCCGGCGCCATCGCTATTGCCGCCCTGCGTGGGTGGATCTGA
- the yjiA gene encoding GTPase gives MQTPIPVTVLTGFLGAGKTTLLKHMLKAEHGLKIAVIENEFSEAGIDSQLLGDEPVQVMTLANGCVCCSIHGDLTRALYLLLERLDAGEIAFDRLVIECTGLADPAPVAQTFFIDEDLRDRYILDGIITLVDAAHAELHLTQAIAQAQVGFADRLLLSKTDLVEPAAVEALRERLSRINGRAAVRVVEHGRIDLAELLDVRGFNLNTDLGASLKPTLRPVLKPATPDRISTLVLRTDTPLDIDRLSDFMNELLETHGKQLLRYKGVLNIAGEDRRLVFQGVLKLYGFDWDAEWAAGEARESVMVFIADELPEATIRAGFEALSKP, from the coding sequence GTGCAAACGCCTATCCCCGTCACTGTACTGACCGGCTTTCTGGGTGCCGGCAAGACCACCTTGCTCAAACACATGCTCAAAGCCGAGCACGGCCTGAAGATCGCCGTGATCGAAAACGAGTTCAGCGAGGCTGGCATCGACAGCCAACTGCTGGGTGACGAGCCGGTGCAAGTCATGACCCTGGCCAACGGCTGCGTGTGCTGCAGCATCCATGGCGACCTGACCCGAGCCCTGTACCTGCTGCTGGAACGCCTGGACGCTGGCGAGATCGCCTTCGACCGCCTGGTGATCGAGTGCACCGGCCTTGCCGACCCGGCACCGGTGGCACAGACCTTTTTCATCGACGAGGACCTGCGTGACCGCTACATCCTCGACGGCATCATCACCCTGGTCGATGCCGCCCATGCCGAGCTGCACCTGACCCAGGCCATCGCCCAGGCCCAGGTGGGTTTTGCCGACCGGCTGTTGCTGAGCAAGACTGACTTGGTCGAGCCTGCGGCGGTGGAGGCCTTGCGCGAGCGGCTGTCGCGCATCAACGGCCGTGCCGCTGTGCGTGTGGTCGAGCACGGGCGAATCGATTTGGCCGAGCTGCTTGATGTGCGCGGTTTCAACCTCAATACCGACTTGGGCGCCAGCCTTAAACCCACCCTGCGCCCGGTGCTCAAACCGGCCACCCCGGACCGCATCTCCACCCTGGTGCTGCGCACCGACACGCCGCTGGACATCGACCGGCTCAGCGACTTCATGAACGAACTGCTGGAAACCCATGGCAAGCAGTTGCTGCGTTACAAGGGCGTGCTGAACATTGCCGGCGAAGACCGTCGCCTGGTGTTTCAGGGCGTGCTGAAACTGTACGGCTTCGACTGGGATGCCGAGTGGGCAGCAGGCGAGGCACGCGAAAGCGTGATGGTGTTCATTGCCGACGAACTGCCCGAGGCTACGATTCGGGCTGGGTTCGAGGCTTTGAGCAAGCCTTGA
- a CDS encoding nucleobase:cation symporter-2 family protein: MTTSPSTSPAKRPEDENLGLGANLAYGLQHVLTMYGGIVAVPLILGQAAGLNGAEIGMLIAASLFAGGLATLLQTLGLPFFGCQLPLVQGVSFAGVATMGAILSSEGGGGLPGVLGAVMAASFIGFLITPVFSRITKFFPPLVTGIVITTIGLTLMPVAARWVMGGNSASPEFGSMANIGLAALTFAIVLLLSKLGSATISRLSILLAMVVGTLIAWALGMTDFSKVTQGPMFAFPTPFHFGMPEFHIAAILSMCIVIMVTLVETSADILAVGDIIETKVDSKRLGNGLRADMASSILAPIFGSFTQSAFAQNVGLVAVTGVKSRYVVATGGVILVVLGLLPIMGRVIAAVPTPVLGGAGIVLFGTVAASGIRTLSKVSYKNNVNLIIVAASLGFGMIPIAAPTFYHHFPNWFETIFHSGISSAAIMAILLNLIFNHFTAGNSDQQSVFAAAYERTIQYSDISALRDGDYFKEGKLFDAEGNEVPMMELDEHGNEAPRRSAVAEH; the protein is encoded by the coding sequence ATGACTACGTCCCCTAGCACGTCTCCCGCCAAGCGCCCCGAGGATGAAAACCTCGGCCTTGGGGCCAACTTGGCCTATGGTCTGCAGCATGTGTTGACCATGTATGGAGGGATTGTCGCGGTACCCCTGATTCTGGGGCAGGCCGCAGGCCTGAACGGTGCCGAGATCGGCATGCTGATCGCCGCCTCGTTGTTTGCCGGTGGCCTGGCCACCTTGCTGCAGACGCTGGGCCTGCCGTTCTTCGGCTGTCAGCTGCCGCTGGTGCAGGGCGTGTCGTTCGCTGGCGTGGCAACCATGGGCGCGATCCTCAGCAGTGAGGGCGGCGGTGGCCTGCCAGGTGTGCTGGGCGCGGTCATGGCGGCCTCGTTCATCGGCTTCCTGATTACCCCCGTGTTTTCGCGCATCACCAAGTTCTTCCCGCCGCTGGTGACCGGCATCGTCATCACCACCATCGGCCTGACCCTGATGCCAGTGGCCGCACGCTGGGTGATGGGCGGCAACAGCGCCTCGCCGGAGTTCGGCAGCATGGCCAACATCGGCCTGGCGGCGCTGACCTTCGCCATCGTCTTGCTGCTGAGCAAGTTGGGCAGCGCGACCATCTCCCGTCTGTCGATTCTGCTGGCCATGGTGGTAGGCACCTTGATCGCCTGGGCGCTGGGCATGACCGATTTCAGCAAGGTCACCCAAGGCCCGATGTTCGCCTTCCCCACGCCGTTCCACTTCGGCATGCCGGAATTCCACATCGCCGCGATCCTGTCGATGTGCATCGTGATCATGGTGACCCTGGTGGAAACCTCGGCCGACATCCTCGCAGTGGGCGACATCATTGAAACCAAGGTCGACTCCAAGCGCCTGGGCAATGGCCTGCGTGCCGACATGGCGTCGAGCATCCTGGCGCCGATCTTCGGCTCGTTCACCCAAAGTGCCTTCGCCCAGAACGTCGGCCTGGTGGCCGTGACCGGGGTCAAGAGCCGTTATGTGGTGGCCACCGGTGGTGTGATCCTGGTGGTGCTCGGCCTGCTGCCGATCATGGGCCGGGTGATTGCCGCGGTACCCACCCCGGTACTGGGTGGCGCGGGCATCGTGCTGTTCGGCACCGTGGCGGCCAGCGGCATCCGGACCCTGTCCAAGGTCAGCTACAAGAACAACGTCAACCTGATCATCGTCGCCGCGTCGCTGGGCTTCGGTATGATCCCGATTGCCGCACCGACCTTCTATCACCACTTCCCGAACTGGTTCGAGACTATCTTCCACTCCGGCATCAGCTCGGCGGCGATCATGGCCATCCTGCTGAACCTGATCTTCAACCACTTCACAGCCGGTAATTCGGACCAGCAGTCGGTGTTCGCTGCGGCCTACGAGCGCACCATCCAGTACTCGGACATCTCTGCACTGCGCGATGGCGACTACTTCAAGGAGGGCAAGCTGTTCGATGCCGAGGGCAATGAAGTGCCGATGATGGAGCTGGACGAGCATGGCAACGAGGCGCCCAGGCGCAGTGCGGTTGCCGAGCATTGA